A genome region from Falco biarmicus isolate bFalBia1 chromosome 11, bFalBia1.pri, whole genome shotgun sequence includes the following:
- the TMEM205 gene encoding transmembrane protein 205: MLTDTEPSNTIKLLHLLFLSTSWGMQIWVTFVAGFVMGSHLPRHTYGFIQRKLFPYYFHIGSTCAFLNLTLFAMYHPSELLSDEQTTQIIAFFVCVAASVLNTQWFGQVTSDIAADMHLVERRHGLGQEVGLFTSESCRQLRTSNPSYRQLSQQFTLYHALSSLCNLCCIVCNGLSLYYVAAHLSAL, from the exons ATGCTGACCGACACAGAGCCCTCCAACACCATCAAACTGCTGcacctgcttttcctctccacCTCCTGGGGAATGCAGATCTGGGTGACCTTCGTGGCTG GGTTTGTGATGGGCAGCCACCTCCCTCGCCACACCTATGGTTTCATCCAGCGCAAGCTCTTCCCCTACTACTTCCACATTGGCTCCACTTGTGCCTTCCTCAACCTGACTCTGTTTGCCATGTACCACCCCAGCGAGCTGCTCAGCGATGAACAAACGACCCAG ATCATCGCCTTCTTCGTTTGCGTCGCTGCTTCAGTGCTGAACACGCAGTGGTTTGGGCAGGTCACCTCCGACATCGCGGCAGACATGCACCTTGTTGAGCGCCGGCACGGCCTCGGCCAGGAGGTCGGGCTGTTTACCAGCGagtcctgcaggcagctgcGCACCTCCAACCCCAGCTACCGGCAGCTGTCCCAGCAGTTCACCCTCTACCACGCTCTGTCCTCCCTCTGCAACCTCTGCTGCATCGTGTGCAACGGTTTGAGCTTGTACTACGTGGCTGCCCACCTCTCCGCTCTGTGA
- the PARS2 gene encoding probable proline--tRNA ligase, mitochondrial: MEALLRRWGLPALRARRQGCRLRHGASGRARRLLFSQLFQPRNLQAGGEAGWDGRPGEPTCRSQKLMLQAGLIHPASPGCYCYLPPTVRAMEKLIKVMDEEMQAVGGQKLNVPSLSSAELWRASGRWEQMGPELFRLVDRHGKGYCLGPTHEEAVTELVAAQSNLSYKQLPLRLYQVTRKFRDEPKPRFGLLRSREFYMKDMYTFDASKEAAQHTYDLVCDAYCRLFDRLGLPFVKVQAATGSIGGTVSHEFQLPADIGEDRLVLCPDGHFAANVETLNKEQTSCPTCGEKLTQTRGIEVGHTFYLGTKYSSVSNAVFYSPQNKLQLAEMGCYGLGVTRILAASIEVLSTDDSIRWPSLITPYQLCFIPPKRGSEEEEEGAMLLERLYEDLAEVLPHLTGDSVLDDRTQLTIGKRLKDANKLGYPYVVIAGKRVCEDPPVFEVWNQNTSEVLFLTKEGVIELLSKVQVL; the protein is encoded by the coding sequence ATGGAGGCCCTGCTGCGGAGGTGGGGGCTCCCGGCGCTGAGGGCCCGGcggcagggctgcaggctgcgGCACGGCGCCTCGGGCAGGGCGAGGCGGCTGCTGTTCTCGCAGCTGTTCCAGCCCCGCAACCTGCAGGCGGGCGGCGAGGCGGGGTGGGACGGCAGGCCCGGGGAGCCCACCTGCCGGAGCCAGAAGCTGATGCTGCAAGCGGGGCTCATTCAccccgccagccccggctgctACTGCTACCTGCCGCCCACCGTCCGCGCCATGGAGAAGCTCATCAAGGTGATGGATGAGGAGATGCAGGCCGTGGGGGGGCAGAAGCTGAACGTGCCCAGCCTGAGCTCGGCGGAGCTGTGGCGAGCTAGCGGCCGCTGGGAGCAGATGGGACCGGAGCTCTTCCGGCTGGTGGACAGGCATGGCAAGGGCTACTGCCTGGGCCCGACGCACGAGGAGGCGGTGACGGAGCTGGTGGCTGCTCAGAGCAACCTGTCCTACAAGCAGCTCCCACTGCGTCTCTACCAGGTAACCAGGAAGTTTCGGGATGAGCCCAAGCCCCGCTTCGGCTTGCTGCGCAGCCGGGAGTTTTACATGAAGGACATGTACACCTTCGATGCCTCCAAAGAGGCAGCTCAGCACACCTATGACCTGGTGTGTGACGCCTACTGCAGGCTCTTCGACCGCCTGGGCCTTCCCTTTGTCAAAGTGCAGGCGGCCACGGGCAGCATTGGCGGCACCGTGTCCCACGAGTTCCAGCTTCCAGCAGACATCGGTGAGGACAGGCTGGTGTTGTGCCCTGACGGACATTTTGCAGCCAATGTGGAAACGTTAAACAAGGAGCAAACGTCTTGCCCCACATGTGGGGAAAAACTCACCCAGACCAGAGGGATCGAAGTGGGGCATACGTTTTATCTGGGCACCAAGTACTCCTCAGTCTCCAACGCTGTCTTCTACTCCCCCCAAAACAAACTCCAGCTGGCAGAAATGGGTTGCTATGGCCTGGGTGTCACTCGCATCCTGGCGGCCTCCATCGAGGTGCTCTCTACAGACGACAGCATCCGCTGGCCGAGCCTCATCACACCCTACCAGCTCTGCTTCATTCCCCCTAAGAGAGGCagcgaggaagaggaggagggagccaTGCTGCTCGAGCGGCTGTACGAAGACCTCGCTGAAGTGCTGCCCCACCTCACTGGCGACTCAGTGCTGGATGATAGGACACAGCTGACCATTGGCAAAAGGCTAAAGGACGCCAACAAGCTGGGTTATCCCTATGTGGTCATAGCTGGGAAGAGGGTTTGCGAGGACCCCCCGGTCTTTGAGGTTTGGAATCAGAACACCAGTGAGGTTTTGTTCCTCACCAAGGAAGGTGTCATTGAGTTGCTGAGTAAAGTGCAAGTCCTTTAA
- the TTC22 gene encoding LOW QUALITY PROTEIN: tetratricopeptide repeat protein 22 (The sequence of the model RefSeq protein was modified relative to this genomic sequence to represent the inferred CDS: substituted 2 bases at 2 genomic stop codons) codes for MTWSPTCPDFSSLALAWCYLGMLLKETFPTTPTGIXDCAFSETDLLNRFGKGLETVKDNPAVLNHLANISHFLGKQEMAKGMCHMALEVLQNPQLCQAYCTQAQIYMKMRLQDLEQDLGPQGLSVPKDKPGHGPGEDGYIIPLRSQGAPCSIPMFSLTLSPKVRPQRLRALALSCLSLLLGSALITCKGDEGQMKLLDKAMEFDLGDTVPELQLFSGKCLWLKSQETPSSASTSIKCFKRAIRLKNAGSTKSLQCLLKPLLMLFGQMKLKTEMLMQEVERWVKKDEEKFPWXHLQQELRTVCCNRPPEVIQP; via the exons ATGACTTGGTCTCCCACCTGCCCTGACTTCTCCTCCTTAGCCCTGGCCTGGTGCtacctggggatgctgctgaaagaaacatttcccaCCACCCCAACGGGGATCTAGGACTGTGCCTTCTCTGAGACTGACCTTCTAAATCGCTTTGGCAAGGGGCT AGAAACAGTGAAAGACAACCCTGCTGTCCTGAACCACCTGGCAAATATCTCCCACTTCCTGGGCAAGCAGGAGATGGCCAAAGGGATGTGCCACATGGCACTGGAGGTCCTGCAGaacccacagctctgccaggcatACTGCACCCAGGCACAG ATCTACATGAAGATGCGTCTGCAAGATCTGGAACAAGATCTTGGTCCTCAAGGTTTGTCTGTACCTAAGGACAAACCTGGACATGGACCAGGTGAGGATGGGTACATCATACCCCTGAGATCCCAGGGAGCTCCTTGCAGCATCCCCATGTTTTCATTAACTCTCAGCCCTAAAGTCAGACCACAAAGACTGAGGGCACTGGCCCTCAGCTGCCTCTCCCTCCTGTTGGGCTCAGCTCTAATTACATGCAAGGGAGATGAGGGG CAGATGAAACTCCTGGACAAAGCCATGGAGTTTGACTTGGGCGATACCGTTCCTGAACTGCAGCTCTTCAGTGGCAAATGCCTATGGCTTAAAAGCCAGGAAACACCATCGAGTGCTTCCACTAGCATCAAGTGCTTCAAGCGGGCCATCAGACTGAAAAATGCAGGCTCTACCAAAAGCCTGCAGTGCCTCCTGAAGCCACTGCTTATGCTCTTTGGTCAGATgaagctgaagacagaaatgCTGATGCAGGAGGTGGAGCGGTGGGTTAAGAAAGATGAGGAGAAATTCCCATGGTagcacctgcagcaggagctgaggacGGTCTGTTGCAACCGCCCACCGGAGGTGATCCAGCCATGA
- the TTC4 gene encoding tetratricopeptide repeat protein 4, with amino-acid sequence MAEAGPGGGTPRYRGALQPDTWEQELEAIPMFMKRCPAEIDAARQPELACLQSLLFDEDQGPAELARMYKNEGNEYFRERDYRRAVIAYTEGLKKKCEDPELNAVLHTNRGAAHFYLGNYRSALNDAIQAKKLKPTHLKAIVRGALCHMELKNFSEAIAWCEEGLQIDSKEKKLVEVRAKADKLKRAEERDARKAKVMEKKEQCQKGILLAAIKERNIKLALKPSNEEEEISGGLAEISLDGFHSDNATEAKVHLDADGNLNWPVLFLYPEHEQTDFIVAFHENSRFIDHLMVMFAELPPWDLERKYLPCDLELYFEDEERAAMYQLNPEHTLLQVLQHERYFVKAGTPTVLAFVKSSPFSKKYFSGKKVHRL; translated from the exons ATGGcggaggccgggccgggcggcggaACGCCGAGGTACCGGGGCGCTCTCCAGCCCGACACGTGGGAGCAG GAGCTGGAGGCCATCCCCATGTTCATGAAGCGGTGCCCGGCAGAGATCGACGCGGCGCGGCAGCCGGAGCTGGCCTGTCTGCAGTCCCTCCTCTTCGACGAGGATCAGGGCCCCGCAG agctggccaGGATGTACAAAAACGAAGGGAACGAGTACTTCAGGGAGAGGGACTACAGGAGAGCCGTCATCGCCTACACCGAGGGGCTGAAGAAGAAGTGTGAGGACCCAGAGCTGAATGCCGTGCTGCACACAAACCGAGGGGCTGCACATTTCTACCTGG GTAACTACCGTTCTGCCCTCAATGATGCCATCCAAGCAAAAAAGCTAAAGCCCACTCATCTCAAAGCAATCGTAAGAG GAGCTCTCTGTCACATGGAGCTAAAGAATTTCTCAGAAGCAATAGCATGGTGTGAGGAGGGCTTGCAAATAgattcaaaagagaaaaagcttgtGGAAGTGAGAGCTAAAGCTGACAAATTAAAG CGAGCTGAGGAGCGGGatgcaaggaaagcaaaggtgATGGAGAAGAAGGAACAGTGTCAAAAGGGAATTCTGCTTGCAGCAATAAAG gAAAGAAATATCAAGCTGGCTCTCAAGCCTTCAAatgaagaagaggaaatatCAGGTGGCTTGGCTGAGATATCTTTAGATGGTTTCCACTCTGACAATGCCACAGAGGCAAAGGTGCACTTAGATGCTGATGGTAACTTGAACTGGCCTGTCCTCTTTCTGTACCCTGAGCACGAGCAAACAGATTTCATTGTGGCTTTTCATGAGAACTCCAG GTTTATTGATCATTTAATGGTGATGTTTGCTGAGTTACCTCCTTGGGacttagaaagaaaataccttccCTGTGATCTTGAG ctctatTTTGAAGATGAAGAAAGAGCAGCAATGTACCAGCTGAACCCAGAACACACGTTGCTACAAGTGCTGCAGCACGAAAG GTATTTTGTAAAAGCTGGGACTCCAACAGTTTTGGCATTTGTAAAGTCTTCTCCTTTCTCTAAGAAGTACTTCTCTGGCAAGAAAGTGCATCGACTATAA